The Candidatus Aegiribacteria sp. genome has a segment encoding these proteins:
- the grpE gene encoding nucleotide exchange factor GrpE: MAGKTENADKTGKGEGLLTGKQFKELSKQLGTLFKRNSNDMHDLRKEVRKQISDISELVQAGLEKQSLETLSAFKSADDFARRSDGSTADLLSQVSSLRDYLSKQQNLVRKLQDGYDWTILRSFCLRIIRCIDDVEKRLQSTDDISDAHRQDLEMIHDELVFALDGSGVEQFQPEIDTPYSGQERFAEVTGKNSAGEGGKPGHISEIICPGYYYYISEEQRKLIRPAKVKLYEKEPEGSDEIE, encoded by the coding sequence ATGGCAGGGAAAACCGAAAATGCTGACAAAACCGGAAAGGGAGAGGGCCTGCTTACAGGGAAACAGTTCAAGGAACTGTCGAAACAGCTTGGAACTCTTTTCAAGAGGAATTCAAATGATATGCATGATCTTCGTAAGGAAGTAAGAAAGCAGATCTCTGATATAAGTGAGCTTGTACAGGCAGGTTTGGAGAAACAGAGCCTGGAGACCCTCAGTGCGTTCAAGTCGGCTGATGATTTCGCCAGGCGTTCAGACGGTTCAACAGCTGATCTGCTCTCCCAGGTTTCCAGTCTCAGGGACTACCTGTCCAAACAGCAGAATCTGGTTAGAAAGCTCCAGGATGGCTACGACTGGACAATATTGAGAAGCTTCTGCCTTAGAATAATAAGGTGTATTGATGATGTGGAAAAGCGCCTGCAAAGTACAGATGATATCTCTGACGCTCACCGGCAGGATCTTGAAATGATTCACGATGAGCTTGTGTTTGCGCTGGACGGAAGCGGTGTTGAGCAGTTTCAACCGGAGATTGATACACCCTATTCCGGTCAGGAAAGGTTTGCGGAAGTAACCGGCAAGAACTCTGCCGGAGAAGGAGGAAAACCGGGGCATATCTCGGAAATAATATGTCCTGGTTATTACTATTACATCAGTGAGGAACAGCGGAAACTCATCCGCCCTGCGAAAGTAAAGCTGTATGAGAAAGAACCAGAAGGAAGTGATGAAATTGAGTAA
- a CDS encoding DUF2085 domain-containing protein, producing the protein MIRKNGDYPIWALLIALAFLAIWITGMLPPVLERLSSESTAGSIRCVYKLLCHGIPDRCPQLFGRPAAVCVRCTGIYISFFIGCAIIFPILRNKLVLKTTLLTSIFFSGAMATQWIMEFKGSISVSPFLQIVTGFLWGLGLSQLLCLLIDRSRCKSNGS; encoded by the coding sequence TTGATCCGAAAGAACGGTGACTATCCGATATGGGCTCTTCTTATAGCACTGGCTTTTCTGGCAATCTGGATTACGGGTATGCTTCCTCCGGTTCTTGAACGGCTTTCTTCGGAGAGTACGGCTGGTTCGATAAGATGTGTATACAAGCTTCTGTGCCACGGTATACCAGATCGCTGCCCTCAATTATTTGGGCGTCCTGCAGCAGTTTGTGTAAGATGTACCGGAATATATATTTCATTTTTTATTGGATGCGCTATAATATTCCCGATATTACGGAATAAATTGGTATTGAAAACTACCCTTCTTACATCTATCTTCTTCTCCGGAGCAATGGCGACGCAATGGATTATGGAATTCAAAGGCTCAATTAGTGTCTCTCCATTTCTTCAGATAGTAACCGGCTTCCTGTGGGGGTTAGGACTGAGCCAGCTTCTGTGCTTATTAATAGACAGGTCACGCTGTAAATCAAACGGTTCATGA
- a CDS encoding flippase-like domain-containing protein has product MRVRQGQAADLKKHAIWKHLIPGIIIAGIALFLTYRKMDMAQLMSALGEMSWPVLLLILPPLALSYFFRIVRWRLLLSPLEKVSMKDASGPLLTGFMVNALLPGRVGEILRALLLSRRTSVPGASSFATVVLARIFDGLTLATMTLIVLAVLWTELDTAIRLGLIGAALLYFVVLLMLISLRKWKEQAAGAISAPFRWIRLKSFSEKIERLLISFSHGLEVLKNWREIIKVIFYSLCVWGMLALSVLPVFRAMHLEVLWYYPLLVLILAGLGMLIPTPAGTGTVHGALVLVLPGLVGITVENTRIFALLFHTTQFVPIILVGLIAAIREGVTTSQVSELADKEPPEME; this is encoded by the coding sequence ATGCGCGTTCGTCAGGGTCAGGCCGCTGATTTGAAGAAACACGCTATCTGGAAACACCTGATTCCTGGAATAATAATAGCCGGAATAGCTCTATTTCTCACTTACCGAAAAATGGATATGGCTCAGCTTATGTCTGCTCTCGGGGAGATGTCATGGCCTGTACTCCTTCTTATTCTCCCTCCGCTGGCTTTGAGCTATTTCTTCAGAATCGTAAGATGGCGTCTGCTTCTGTCTCCATTGGAAAAAGTCTCGATGAAGGATGCGTCAGGACCTCTTCTTACAGGTTTTATGGTTAATGCCCTCCTTCCCGGAAGAGTTGGTGAAATCCTCAGAGCACTTCTCCTTTCAAGGCGGACTTCAGTACCCGGAGCATCCTCATTTGCAACAGTGGTGCTTGCACGGATATTCGATGGGCTTACCCTGGCAACCATGACACTTATCGTTCTGGCTGTACTGTGGACGGAACTTGATACTGCTATCAGGCTTGGATTGATTGGCGCTGCGTTGCTCTATTTTGTCGTTCTACTTATGCTTATTTCTCTCCGGAAGTGGAAGGAGCAGGCAGCGGGAGCGATCTCCGCTCCTTTCAGATGGATCAGGCTCAAATCATTTTCAGAAAAAATCGAGCGTCTGCTTATTTCCTTCTCTCACGGACTTGAAGTGCTGAAGAACTGGAGAGAGATCATTAAGGTGATATTCTACTCGCTCTGTGTCTGGGGAATGCTTGCTCTTTCGGTCTTGCCGGTATTCAGGGCAATGCATCTCGAAGTACTCTGGTATTATCCCCTGCTTGTTCTGATTCTGGCCGGTCTCGGAATGCTAATCCCTACCCCTGCGGGAACCGGAACAGTACACGGAGCGCTTGTGCTCGTACTGCCCGGTCTTGTGGGAATAACAGTTGAGAACACCAGAATATTCGCATTACTCTTCCACACTACGCAGTTCGTGCCGATAATCCTTGTCGGACTGATAGCAGCCATTCGTGAGGGTGTAACAACATCTCAGGTCAGCGAACTTGCCGATAAAGAACCACCGGAGATGGAATAG
- a CDS encoding SIS domain-containing protein gives MTEIEKYIKAAKASIASLNCEMIEKASDICVESVLSGGTIFFCGNGGSAADAQHLAGELVGRFRLERDAIPAIAITANAAVVTAIANDYDFSEIFARQLEALGKPGDVLIAISTSGRSRNVIKAVEEARQKSMKIIGFTGNDGGEIAEKADVAVKAFSNETSHIQEELLIAGHAICSAVEKAYARSSGSGR, from the coding sequence ATGACTGAAATAGAGAAATACATAAAAGCCGCTAAGGCTTCGATTGCTTCGCTTAACTGTGAGATGATTGAAAAAGCGTCCGATATATGTGTGGAATCTGTTCTTTCCGGCGGAACGATTTTCTTCTGCGGGAACGGCGGGAGCGCTGCTGATGCTCAGCACCTGGCAGGTGAATTAGTCGGACGTTTCCGCCTTGAACGGGATGCTATTCCAGCCATAGCGATTACGGCCAATGCTGCTGTTGTTACTGCCATAGCAAATGATTACGATTTTTCAGAGATATTTGCCAGGCAGCTGGAAGCACTGGGAAAACCCGGAGATGTTCTGATTGCGATATCAACGAGCGGACGTTCGCGGAATGTAATAAAAGCTGTTGAGGAAGCTCGACAAAAGTCCATGAAAATCATAGGATTCACGGGTAATGACGGAGGAGAAATTGCTGAAAAAGCCGATGTTGCGGTCAAAGCATTCTCAAACGAGACCAGTCACATACAGGAAGAGCTTCTCATAGCCGGACACGCCATTTGCTCGGCAGTTGAAAAGGCATATGCGCGTTCGTCAGGGTCAGGCCGCTGA
- a CDS encoding NAD(P)-dependent oxidoreductase, with protein MKKKFLITGANGQLGKVFLDLLGNEADGIDLPDVDITEIESVKRAIDRTDPEWIINCSAVTDVDLCQRRPELAFEVHRDGVGNLARTGRKLVTFSTDHVFNGRYDRVQPFLEGDTPYPANIYGESKLQGESEALGGSVDNIVIRTSWLFSESMGMVPYFWRMLSENAMITAVTDQVACLTYAPDLAGAVLKIIIDGRSGLFHLASSPGVTPFELATMLAEYVNGTIQETTWAQLDLDAPRPAYSVLATSRDLELPTVWDAVEKWRISK; from the coding sequence GTGAAGAAGAAATTTCTGATAACCGGTGCAAACGGGCAGCTGGGAAAAGTGTTTCTGGATCTGCTTGGAAACGAAGCGGATGGAATTGATCTTCCTGATGTGGACATAACTGAAATTGAATCGGTTAAGAGAGCAATTGACAGAACTGATCCCGAGTGGATCATCAACTGTTCTGCTGTTACGGACGTTGATCTTTGTCAGAGAAGACCTGAACTGGCCTTTGAAGTACACAGAGACGGAGTCGGGAATCTTGCCCGCACGGGCAGGAAACTGGTGACCTTCTCAACCGATCATGTCTTCAATGGCAGGTATGATCGCGTTCAACCATTTCTTGAGGGTGATACTCCGTACCCCGCTAACATATACGGAGAGAGTAAACTTCAGGGTGAATCCGAAGCTCTTGGCGGGTCTGTCGATAATATTGTTATAAGAACTTCCTGGCTGTTTTCAGAATCAATGGGAATGGTTCCGTATTTCTGGAGAATGCTGTCGGAGAACGCCATGATTACAGCTGTCACCGACCAGGTTGCCTGCCTGACATACGCGCCCGATCTTGCCGGGGCGGTTCTGAAGATTATCATTGATGGTAGGTCCGGTCTTTTTCATCTTGCCAGCAGTCCCGGGGTGACTCCTTTCGAACTAGCCACTATGCTTGCGGAATATGTAAACGGCACAATTCAGGAAACAACCTGGGCACAGCTTGATCTTGACGCCCCAAGACCTGCCTATTCAGTACTGGCCACATCCAGAGACCTTGAATTACCGACAGTATGGGATGCGGTTGAAAAATGGAGGATAAGTAAATGA